Below is a window of Halobaculum lipolyticum DNA.
CGACTCGGGTCGCCGTAGGGACCCGCCCGGACGACATCCAAAGGTAAGTGCCTCTGATGCGGACACGGTAGTATGGCCAACGAGGAAGTCGACGACGTGGACGAGGCCATCCTCTACGCGCTCCAGGAGGACGCCCGGAACATGTCGTCCGGAGACATCGCCGAACGGACCGGTACCTCGGATAGCACCGTGCGCAAGCGCATCCAGCGGCTCGAATCCGACGGTGTGATCAAGGGGTACAGCGCCAACATCGACTATCAACGGTCGGGGTATCCGCTCCGGATGCTGTTGTTCTGTACCGCGACGATACCCGAACGCGGCGGTCTGGTCGACGACATTCTGGCTCTCGACGGCGTCGTCTCCGTCCAGGAGTTGGTGACCGGTCAACAGAACCTCCTCGTGACGGCCGTCGGCGAGACGGACAGCGACATCACGCCCGTCGCGCAGGAACTCCTCGACATGGGACTCACCGTCGCCGACGAAGTGCTCGTGCGTACCCACAAGACGACGCCCTTCGGGAAGTTCGACGCCGAGGTACACGACGACTCCGAGGAGTGATCCCGTCTCGGCGGTCGCTCGTGCGACCGCCCACGCTCCGGGTCGGTCGCCGAGGACGGTCGACCCCGAAAACCATAACGTTCTTTCATCGGAGTTTCTCGAACGGTTTGTGAATTCAGATGGATTTAATAGTCATTCTGTTCTCTGGGGTGGTGAAGACGACCGCAACCGGTCGTCCGAGTGGATCTCGGGCGCCGGTGGCGGCCGCGCTACCACAGAACGATGTCGGGACACAACTCGAAGACGACGGTCGGTGCGCTCCCGGAGACGACGGCCGAATCGCCGGTCGTCCCCGTCGCGCTGACGTGGCTCGTGTGGGTACTGTTCGCAGGCAGTGTCGCCGCCCTCGCCGCCCGAGTCCGGTTCGAGGGGCCGTGGGAACTCCCCGGCGTCGTCGCCGTCGACGGGCTGACGGTCCTGCTGTGGGTGGTCGTCACGTTCCTCAGCGGCATCGTGCACAGCTACTCCCGCCGCTACATGGCCGGGAGCAGCTACCAGTCCTCGTTCTTCCTCGGCGTGTTCGGGTTCACCGTGGTCGTGATGGGTCTCGTCGCGGCCGACCACGTCGTCCTGTTCGGACTGCTGTGGGTGGCGATGGGGCTGTTGATGGCGAACCTCATCGGGGCCGTGGAGGGGTGGCCGCAGGCACGGGCCGCCGCCCGCGTCGCCCGTCGGTACTTTCTCGCCAGTAGCGCGCTCCTTGGCGTCTCGCTCGTGACGCTGTGGTGGGAGACCGGGGCGACGACGATCTCCGGTATCGCGGCGGCCTCGGACACGCTCGGCGGGCCGGTGTGGCTCGTCGCCGCGGGGGCGCTCGTCCTCGCGGCGATGATCCAGTCCGCGCTCGTCCCCTTCCAGGGGTGGCTCCTCTCGTCGATGACGGCGCCCACGCCGGCCTCGGCGCTGATGCACGCCGGGTTCGTGAACGCCGGCGGCGTCCTGCTCGTCAGGTTCGCGCCGGTGGTCACCGTCGACCCCGACCTGCTGCTCGTCGTCGTCGCCGTCGGCGGCACCAGCGCCATCGCCGGGAAACTCCTGAAGTCGGTCCAGACGGACGTCAAGGGGAAACTCGGCTGCTCGACGGTCGGCCAGATGGGGTTCATGATCATGCAGGCCGGCCTCGGGTTCTTCGGGGCCGCCATCACCCATCTGATCCTCCACGGCTTCTACAAGGCCTACCAGTTCCTCTCCGCCGGCGGACAGATCGAACACACCGTCCCGTCCGGGGAGACCCAGCACACGGTCGGTCCCGTGACGAGCGTCGTCGGCTTCGCCGCGACGCTGCTGACCGGCCTGGTCGGCGGCGCGCTGTTCGCGGCGCTGACCGGGAAGGGGACCGCGGTTGACGCCGGTCTCCTGCTCACGTTCTTCGTCGTGGTGACCACGCTCCACGCCGCCCGAAACGCGGTCCACAACACCTCGCTCTCGCTGCCGGCCCGCTACGGGGCGGTGCCGCTCGTCTTCTTCCCGGCCATCGTCGTCTACGCGGCGGTGTACGAGTCGATATCGGCGCTCCTCTCGGGACTGCCGCTACTCACGGCTCCGACCGAGCTCACGCTGCTCCACGGCGCCATCGCCGTCGGGTTCGTCGGCATCTACGTCGGCATCGAGACCGGTATCCACGAACGCAGTCGGCGCCTCTACGTCCTCCTGTTGAACGCCAGTCGGCCCGCGTCCGAGACCCTCCTGACCTCCGCGGAGGATTACAATGAGTACTGACACCACCATCCACGACCGGATCGAAACGGCGGCGACCAGCGTCAACGCCAGTTGGCCCATCCACTCGTTCGTGACGGCCAACCCCCTCGGGGGGTTCGAGGACCGGCCGTTCGACGAGGCGGTTCGGCAGGCGGCCGACCTGTTGGGGGGGCGTGGGTACCCCTCCGCCGAGACGTTCCGGACGGCGCTGGAGCGCGACCAGATCGACTCCGGGATCCTCGCCGAGGAACTCGCCGAGGCCGGCTACGAGGGCGACCCCGAGACGCTGTTGGAGCGCGTCGCCGACGACACCGGGACCGACGAGCGCTCCCCGGACGGCCCGCGCGACCGCGTCGACCGGGTCCTGACCAAGTGGCTGCCGGCCTTCCTCGACGAGGGGAGTGCCCACTGGTCGATGCCGGGGCGCGACGCGGGGTTCTACGCGGCCTTCCGCGGGGTGGTCGACTACGACGGCGACGTCCCGGCCGAGGGGGTCGTCACCGACCTGCCAGAAGACCCGGTCGAGACTATCGAGACGGTGCTGCGCCGTATCCGGAGCGCCAGTGGGTCCCGATCATCGAGGCGGAGTTCGCGGCCCTCCCGGGGTGGACGGGGCTGATCAAACAGCGTATCGACGACGGCGGGGAGTGGCAGTCCGCGTTCCCCGTCTCGCTGGACGGGTACCTCGCGGCGCGGTTGGCGCTGTGTGACGCGTCCGGTGTCGACCTCGAACCCGCGACCGACACCGCCGAGTCGGGACCGGCCGACGAGGTCGCCGGCGCGTTCCTCCGGGCGTGGGAGGCGACCTACCGCGACGGACTCGTCGAGGCGGTCGCCGAGGAGAGCGAGTCCGCCGCCGCAGCCGAGTCGGCGGGCCGCCCGGACGCCCAACTGGTCTTCTGTATCGACACGCGTTCGGAGGTCATCCGCCGCAGTATCGAGTCGGTCGGCGACTACGAGACCCACGGCTACGCCGGGTTCTTCGGCGTCCCGATGGAGTACCGCCGCTACGACAGCGACGTGTGGGTCACGGCGTGTCCGCCGATCCTCGACGCGAACCACCGGATCCCCGACTTCCCGACCGACACGGACACGCAGGCGGACCACGACCGCTGGTGGACCGTCCACGAGGCCGCCGAGGAACTCGTCGACTCGCTGGAGGCCAACGCCGCCACGGCCTACGGCTTCGTCGAGAGTGCCGGGAGCGGCTACGGGCTCGCGCTCGCCGCCCGGACGCTCGTTCCCGGCCGCGTCCACGACGTGCTGGACGCCGTCGTCGGGTCGGTGCCGGACGAGTCGGAGTTCTGTGACCCGCTGATCCACCACCAGCACACCTACTCCGGGGACCTCCCTGTAGGTCTCACCGACGAGGAGAAAGTCGAGTACGCCGCCACCGCGTTCGACCTCATGGGGTGGGAGACGTTCGGCCGGCTCGTGGTCTTCACCGGCCACGCCAGCGAGACGACCAACAACCCCTTCGGGGCGAGCTTGGACTGTGGCGCCTGCGCCGGGAACCCCGGCGGACCCAGCGCACGCGTGTTGGCCGCGATCTGCAACGACGAGGACGTCAAGGCGGCGCTGCGCGACCGCGGCTTCGACGTCCCCGACGACACCGTCTTCCTCGCCGGCGAGCACAACACGACGACCGACGAGGTGGAGCTGTACGGCGACGTTCCGGAGAGCCACGCGGCGGACCTCGACCGGTTGCGGACGGATCTGGCCGCCGCCCGCGAGACCGCCGCCGCCGAGCGTGCGGAGTCGATGGACGCCGACGCCGCGACCGGCGTCGAGGAGACCCACCGCCGGGCCGCCGACTGGGCCGAGACGCGCCCCGAGTGGGGGCTTGCCGGAAACGCCGGCTTCGTCGTCGGCCCTCGCGACCTGACGAGCGATCTGGATCTGGGCGGCCGCGCGTTCCTCCACTCGTACGACTGGTCGACCGACCCCGACGGCGACGCGCTCGAAGCGATCCTCACCGGCCCGATGGTCGTCACGCAGTGGATCAACAGCCAATACTACTTCTCGACGGTCGACAACGCCGTCTACGGCAGCGGCTCGAAGGTGACCCACAACCCCGTCGGGAACATCGGCGTCTACCAGGGCAACGGCGGGGACCTGATGACCGGACTCCCGCTCCAGTCGCTCGTGGCCGCCGACGACGAGCCACACCACCAGCCGCTCCGCCTCTCGACGGTCGTGCACGCGCCGGTCGACCGCGTCACCGAACTCCTCGCGGACCACGGGGAGCTGGCGCAGTTGCTCGACAACGGGTGGCTCTCGTTGACGGTCGTCGACCCGACCGCGGACCACCGGGCGTTCCACTACGACGGGGACCTCGAGTGGGACTCGGCGTCCGAGCGCGACGAGACACCCCTCGAACCGACGAGGCGGGCCGTCGCGGACGACTGAGTCGGCCCTCCGCCTCGGGAGCGGCGCCGCCATCGAACGGACGAACTCAGCCGCGATACGGACGTCTCTCGGAAGGGTAGTGTACGGAAATTGGGTGGCTGGGGAGCCATACGGCCCAATTTCATCCGGCCAGTCAGCAGCCGGATAGTGGATGGGCCAACGCGGGAACACACTTCTGAGAGGTTGACGCGACCGGATACGGTACATTTCGGATTTTGTGAAATTCATAGTTGGTCGGGGATGAACTCGCGCCGGCGACGCATCCGCTGGCGCTTCGAGGCTTGGTCGTAGTGCGCTTCCAGAATCTTCTCCGAGACGTCACCGCGGTCGCTCACGATCTCGCGTGGCGTCCCGGCGTCGCGGTGGGCCGTGATCGACCCGGCGCGGACGGGGTGAGGCGAGTGGTTCACCGGACACTTGCTGAGAGTGTCGTGGGACGTCGCCTCGCACTCGTCCGGATCGCGCCCTTCGGGGCATTGCTCCCCGATTCGACATGGCTGGGTCCACCAGTAGATCCAATCCCGGTACGTCGTCGTCGAGGGGCGTCCCCGGCTCGTGGTGATGAGCGGGTCGCGTCCGTACTCGTCCTGGACGTCGTGGCGACGCGGGCCATTGATGTAGTCCTCGACGACGGAGACGACGCGTGGGATCAGGGAGACGTCCCGCTCACCGTTCGTACCGTTCTTGAGGGGCGTTCCCTGTTGTGGCCGGTGTCGGAACTGTAGCGCGCCGTCCTCGTTGTCGAAGTCGTCGAGGTCGAGGGACCGAAGTCCCCCGAGACGACACGAGGTCCGCCAGAACAGGAGCATCGCGACGTGTTGCGGGGTGGCGTACTCCCACTCGCGGAGGTGGTCGAGGATCGCGTTCGCGCGTTCGGCCTCCAGCAAGCGCGTGTCGACCCCCTCACCGTCGCGGACCGTGGGGAGCCGGATCCGGTCGCTGAACTCAGGCGAGACGGCTTTCACGTCCGCGAGGT
It encodes the following:
- a CDS encoding Lrp/AsnC family transcriptional regulator; translated protein: MANEEVDDVDEAILYALQEDARNMSSGDIAERTGTSDSTVRKRIQRLESDGVIKGYSANIDYQRSGYPLRMLLFCTATIPERGGLVDDILALDGVVSVQELVTGQQNLLVTAVGETDSDITPVAQELLDMGLTVADEVLVRTHKTTPFGKFDAEVHDDSEE
- a CDS encoding proton-conducting transporter transmembrane domain-containing protein; translated protein: MSGHNSKTTVGALPETTAESPVVPVALTWLVWVLFAGSVAALAARVRFEGPWELPGVVAVDGLTVLLWVVVTFLSGIVHSYSRRYMAGSSYQSSFFLGVFGFTVVVMGLVAADHVVLFGLLWVAMGLLMANLIGAVEGWPQARAAARVARRYFLASSALLGVSLVTLWWETGATTISGIAAASDTLGGPVWLVAAGALVLAAMIQSALVPFQGWLLSSMTAPTPASALMHAGFVNAGGVLLVRFAPVVTVDPDLLLVVVAVGGTSAIAGKLLKSVQTDVKGKLGCSTVGQMGFMIMQAGLGFFGAAITHLILHGFYKAYQFLSAGGQIEHTVPSGETQHTVGPVTSVVGFAATLLTGLVGGALFAALTGKGTAVDAGLLLTFFVVVTTLHAARNAVHNTSLSLPARYGAVPLVFFPAIVVYAAVYESISALLSGLPLLTAPTELTLLHGAIAVGFVGIYVGIETGIHERSRRLYVLLLNASRPASETLLTSAEDYNEY
- a CDS encoding tyrosine-type recombinase/integrase yields the protein MSDDLDPMTPEAALDYYLDTRRYNLAEETLRSHKYRLRSFVRWLTSEDHGGGPVVNMNDVDLRDIHAYRVFKREENWPEKDACNAVSMQGQVSTLRVFFDHLADVKAVSPEFSDRIRLPTVRDGEGVDTRLLEAERANAILDHLREWEYATPQHVAMLLFWRTSCRLGGLRSLDLDDFDNEDGALQFRHRPQQGTPLKNGTNGERDVSLIPRVVSVVEDYINGPRRHDVQDEYGRDPLITTSRGRPSTTTYRDWIYWWTQPCRIGEQCPEGRDPDECEATSHDTLSKCPVNHSPHPVRAGSITAHRDAGTPREIVSDRGDVSEKILEAHYDQASKRQRMRRRREFIPDQL